In the Pan paniscus chromosome 8, NHGRI_mPanPan1-v2.0_pri, whole genome shotgun sequence genome, one interval contains:
- the LDB3 gene encoding LIM domain-binding protein 3 isoform X8, whose product MSYSVTLTGPGPWGFRLQGGKDFNMPLTISRITPGSKAAQSQLSQGDLVVAIDGVNTDTMTHLEAQNKIKSASYNLSLTLQKSKRPIPISTTAPPVQTPLPVIPHQKDPALDTNGSLVAPSPSPEARASPGTPGTPELRPTFSPAFSRPSAFSLAEASDPGPPRASLRAKTSPEGARDLLGPKALPGSSQPRQYNNPIGLYSAETLREMAQMYQMSLRGKASGVGLPGGSLPIKDLAVDSASPVYQAVIKSQNKPEDEADEWARRSSNLQSRSFRILAQMTGTEFMQDPDEEALRRSRERFETERNSPRFAKLRNWHHGLSAQILNVKS is encoded by the exons ATGTCTTACAGTGTGACCCTGACTGGGCCCGGGCCCTGGGGCTTCCGTCTGCAGGGGGGCAAGGACTTCAACATGCCCCTCACTATCTCCCGG ATCACACCAGGCAGCAAGGCAGCCCAGTCCCAGCTCAGCCAGGGTGACCTCGTGGTGGCCATTGACGGCGTCAACACAGACACCATGACCCACCTGGAAGCCCAGAACAAGATCAAGTCTGCCAGCTACAACTTGAGCCTCACCCTGCAGAA ATCAAAGCGTCCCATTCCCATCTCCACGACAGCACCTCCAGTCCAGACCCCTCTGCCGGTGATCCCTCACCAGAAG GACCCCGCTCTGGACACGAACGGCAGCCTGGtggcacccagccccagccctgaggcGAGGGCCAGCCCAGGCACCCCAGGCACCCCGGAGCTCAGGCCCACCTTTAGCCCTGCCTTCTCCCGGCCCTCCGCCTTCTCACTCGCCGAGGCCTCTGACCCTGGCCCTCCGCGGGCCAGCCTGAGGGCCAAGACCAGCCCAGAGGGGGCCCGGGACCTACTCGGCCCAAAAGCCCTGCCGGGCTCGAGCCAGCCGAGGCAATATAACAACCCCATTGGCCTGTACTCGGCAGAGACCCTGAGGGAGATGGCTCAGATGTACCAGATGAGCCTCCGAGGGAAGGCCTCGGGTGTCGGACTCCCAGGAGG GAGCCTCCCTATTAAGGACCTTGCCGTAGACAGCGCCTCTCCCGTCTACCAGGCTGTGATTAAGAGCCAGAACAAGCCAGAAGACGAGGCTGACGAGTGGGCACGCCGTTCCTCCAACCTGCAGTCTCGCTCCTTCCGCATCCTGGCCCAGATGACGGGGACAGAATTCA tgcaagaccctgatGAAGAAGCTCTGCGAAGGTCAAG
- the LDB3 gene encoding LIM domain-binding protein 3 isoform X7, translated as MSYSVTLTGPGPWGFRLQGGKDFNMPLTISRITPGSKAAQSQLSQGDLVVAIDGVNTDTMTHLEAQNKIKSASYNLSLTLQKSKRPIPISTTAPPVQTPLPVIPHQKDPALDTNGSLVAPSPSPEARASPGTPGTPELRPTFSPAFSRPSAFSLAEASDPGPPRASLRAKTSPEGARDLLGPKALPGSSQPRQYNNPIGLYSAETLREMAQMYQMSLRGKASGVGLPGGADYQERFNPSALKDSALSTHKPIEVKGLGGKATIIHAQYNTPISMYSQDAIMDAIAGQAQAQGSDFSGSLPIKDLAVDSASPVYQAVIKSQNKPEDEADEWARRSSNLQSRSFRILAQMTGTEFMQDPDEEALRRSRERFETERNSPRFAKLRNWHHGLSAQILNVKS; from the exons ATGTCTTACAGTGTGACCCTGACTGGGCCCGGGCCCTGGGGCTTCCGTCTGCAGGGGGGCAAGGACTTCAACATGCCCCTCACTATCTCCCGG ATCACACCAGGCAGCAAGGCAGCCCAGTCCCAGCTCAGCCAGGGTGACCTCGTGGTGGCCATTGACGGCGTCAACACAGACACCATGACCCACCTGGAAGCCCAGAACAAGATCAAGTCTGCCAGCTACAACTTGAGCCTCACCCTGCAGAA ATCAAAGCGTCCCATTCCCATCTCCACGACAGCACCTCCAGTCCAGACCCCTCTGCCGGTGATCCCTCACCAGAAG GACCCCGCTCTGGACACGAACGGCAGCCTGGtggcacccagccccagccctgaggcGAGGGCCAGCCCAGGCACCCCAGGCACCCCGGAGCTCAGGCCCACCTTTAGCCCTGCCTTCTCCCGGCCCTCCGCCTTCTCACTCGCCGAGGCCTCTGACCCTGGCCCTCCGCGGGCCAGCCTGAGGGCCAAGACCAGCCCAGAGGGGGCCCGGGACCTACTCGGCCCAAAAGCCCTGCCGGGCTCGAGCCAGCCGAGGCAATATAACAACCCCATTGGCCTGTACTCGGCAGAGACCCTGAGGGAGATGGCTCAGATGTACCAGATGAGCCTCCGAGGGAAGGCCTCGGGTGTCGGACTCCCAGGAGG cGCCGACTACCAGGAACGCTTCAACCCCAGTGCCCTGAAGGACTCGGCCCTGTCCACCCACAAGCCCATCGAGGTGAAGGGGCTGGGCGGCAAGGCCACCATCATCCATGCGCAGTACAACACGCCCATCAGCATGTATTCCCAGGATGCCATCATGGACGCCATCGCTGGGCAGGCCCAAGCCCAAGGCAGTGACTTCAGTGG GAGCCTCCCTATTAAGGACCTTGCCGTAGACAGCGCCTCTCCCGTCTACCAGGCTGTGATTAAGAGCCAGAACAAGCCAGAAGACGAGGCTGACGAGTGGGCACGCCGTTCCTCCAACCTGCAGTCTCGCTCCTTCCGCATCCTGGCCCAGATGACGGGGACAGAATTCA tgcaagaccctgatGAAGAAGCTCTGCGAAGGTCAAG